One window of the Melanotaenia boesemani isolate fMelBoe1 chromosome 14, fMelBoe1.pri, whole genome shotgun sequence genome contains the following:
- the ankrd24 gene encoding LOW QUALITY PROTEIN: ankyrin repeat domain-containing protein 24 (The sequence of the model RefSeq protein was modified relative to this genomic sequence to represent the inferred CDS: deleted 7 bases in 4 codons): protein MDPQQPVFSLMKRFCPCLSLLPLPSQDWSKSDERLLQAVEQNEPDKVSALIVKKGLCPTKLDAEGKSAFHLSVSRGRLDCLEVIISHGADISVTDGAGLNALHLAAKNGQPECLKRLLQERLAVDCTDSIGRTALHHAAISGCLSCTEILWDFKANLDVQDSEGATPLTLAAQTSRVELCVFLLSRGANANIQDNQGRSSLMLACESNSVETVQALLRGGANTQLVDSLGHKAVDYSTTTGNQRIIRMLQDGLPPASEGTGKESPQIPSGASSVQGGTSPRKRKAPPPPHSPLQIQGLPPSPQPQNSALPAPSPEPQKSQPPSPLPSETQQSAQAEDEEVFEEIRRLRLERGRLLQKIKALEQQQQSALSALEELSQLKQRLEEAEAERDKLLEELKGGHGIGASDSEDMDEMLEFPEKLLSKRSRASSAQDEATFQTDTDSANPSPAPADQRRVAELCKQIEELTSQNSELVLKVQMLEMFEKDDTDMQATSLDSVPMAQYETLRKEFETLQERLSQAQASEEASSVTEEQGDKKSEEVADADSTEALKEKLRGLEEELASSQSELEELKEQMRLGVLSVECAEGDIAAAVAGAAEEGPSQEAQQLRARVTELEEELAKKQGEAEGQSSQDSDTIKQLTEKVKELQAALAQNDSVRDDKEKEDKEGETETVKSLRDRVAELEIALAESRTSGKDGGAAGDGEQVRRLQERLGELEGELRKCVPRSELEEVQVTLGLQCEQLARERADVARRLNDALLELERLRPPPCGDDDEEEEEHSESSEPSVMLDSSRRTLAAVREELEVARQEAAQALDCLCAEREGRAQDALQLKDAVPLSKHKEALSAVSEQLAQTLQELQEEKTLRAQVEEQACHTRGQTAGHAGQPIPKEEHEKVKAELQHALQASESSAAAAQDALTEKEMELRELKSQKAAEQGPSSKEDHEGLRLSLQAEINAITALQTISLGKHEKTCTEVFQVQREALFNKSERQVAESQLATVQQQLYDLQSQSSHIQELHKDIQESQGLVKRKRTITELSKEVFRLKRGLGALSPPLGITSSSSSSSTQHGNPGQQMALQNRISILTQQLQDWERKHRQVVAVYRSHLLAAVQGHMDEEVQALLLQILRMTQQGH, encoded by the exons CTTTCATCTCTCTGTATCCAGAGGTCGGCTAGACTGCCTGGAGGTAATCATATCCCACGGAGCAGACATCAGTGTCACTGATGGGGCAG GCCTCAACGCCCTTCACCTTGCAGCCAAAAACGGCCAGCCAGAGTGTTTAAAGAGGCTGCTGCAG GAGAGGCTGGCTGTAGATTGCACTGACAGCATTGGTAGGACAGCACTTCATCATGCAG CCATCAGTGGCTGCTTGTCCTGTACtgagatcctgtgggactttaAAGCCAATCTGGATGTCCAGGACAGT GAAGGGGCCACACCGCTGACCTTAGCAGCACAGACGAGTAGAGTGGAgctgtgtgttttcctgttgaGTCGAGGTGCCAATGCAAACATACAAGACAACCAAGGAAG GTCTTCACTGATGCTAGCCTGTGAGAGCAACAGCGTTGAGACTGTACAAGCTCTACTAAGAGGTGGGGCCAACACACAGCTGGTTGACTCTCTTGGCCATAAAGCTGTGGACTACAGCACAACCACAGGCAACCAGCGCATCATTCGGATGTTGCAAGATGGATTACCTCCAG CTTCTGAGGGCACAGGCAAGGAG TCCCCTCAAATCCCCTCAGGCGCTTCATCAGTGCAAGGGGGGACTAGCCCCCGCAAGCGGAAAGCCCCTCCACCGCCCCACTCGCCTCTCCAG ATCCAGGGTTTGCCGCCCTCTCCACAGCCTCAGAATTCAGCTCTTCCTGCTCCGTCCCCTGAGCCCCAGAAGTCCCAGCCTCCCTCTCCCCTACCTTCAGAAACCCAACAATCAGCCCAG GCAGAAGATGAGGAGGTTTTTGAAGAGATCCGGCGGCTGCGTTTAGAGAGAGGCCGTCTGCTTCAGAAGATCAAAGCCTTGGAGCAGCAACAACAGAGCGCCCTCTCTGCCTTGGAGGAG TTGTCCCAGCTAAAGCAACGTCTTgaagaggcagaggcagagaggGATAAGTTGCTTGAGGAGCTGAAGGGGGGCCATGGAATAGGAGCCAGTGACTCTGAGGATATGGATGAAATGCTGGAATTCCCAG aaAAGCTGCTCTCCAAGCGCTCCAGAGCCTCTTCTGCTCAGGATGAGGCCACTTTTCAAACAGACACTGACTCAGCCAACCCCTCTCCTGCCCCTGCAGACCAGAGAAGAGTTGCTGAACTGTGCAAACAAATAGAAGAACTCACATCACAGAACTCTGAACTTGTTCTTAAAGTACAA ATGCTGGAGATGTTTGAGAAGGATGACACAGACATGCAGGCTACCAGCCTGGACTCTGTCCCCATGGCACAGTATGAAACCCTTAGAAAGGAGTTTGAAACCCTTCAGGAGCGCCTCTCTCAGGCCCAAGCTTCAGAAGAAGCCTCCAGTGTAACTGAGGAGCA GGGGGACAAGAAATCTGAAGAAGTTGCAGATGCCGACAGTACAGAAGCTCTAAAGGAGAAGCTACGAGGCCTGGAGGAGGAGTTGGCATCCTCTCAGTCTGAGCTGGAGGAGCTGAAAGAGCAGATGCGCCTTGGGGTGCTTTCTGTGGAGTGTGCTGAAGGGGATATTGCCGCAGCGGTTGCTGGGGCTGCAGAAGAGGGTCCGAGCCAGGAGGCGCAACAGCTGAGAGCCAGGGTGACGGAGTTAGAGGAGGAGCTTGCTAAGAAACAGGGTGAGGCAGAGGGTCAGAGCAGCCAGGACAGTGACACAATCAAACAGCTGACAGAGAAAGTAAAGGAACTCCAGGCTGCTCTAGCCCAAAACGACTCTGTGCGGGAcgacaaagagaaagaagacaaagaaggagaaacagaaacagtgaAGTCTCTTCGTGACAGAGTTGCCGAGCTGGAGATAGCCCTGGCAGAGAGCAGGACATCAGGGAAagatggaggagcagcaggGGATGGAGAACAGGTCCGCCGCCTTCAGGAGCGTTTGGGTGAGCTGGAAGGAGAACTGAGAAAGTGTGTACCTCGCTCTGAGCTGGAGGAGGTCCAGGTGACTCTTGGGCTCCAGTGTGAGCAGCTGGCCAGGGAGAGGGCAGATGTGGCAAGAAGGCTTAACGATGCACTCCTGGAGCTGGAGAGACTCAGACCTCCTCCATGTGGAGATGATgacgaggaggaagaagagcatTCAGAGAGCTCAGAGCCTTCAGTCATGTTAG ACTCCTCCAGACGTACATTGGCAGCAGTTAGAGAGGAACTGGAGGTGGCCAGGCAGGAAGCGGCCCAGGCTCTGGATTGCCTGTGTGCCGAACGGGAGGGCCGGGCACAGGATGCCCTGCAGCTGAAAGACGCTGTGCCACTTTCAAAACATAAAGAGGCGCTATCTGCAGTATCAGAGCAGCTAGCTCAGACATTGCAGGAACTCCAGGAGGAAAAAACCCTGCGGGCCCAAGTTGAAGAGCAGGCTTGCCACACTAGAGGCCAAACTGCAGGCCATGCAGGACAGCCAATTCCCAAAGAGGAGCATGAGAAAGTCAAG GCAGAGCTCCAGCACGCCCTGCAGGCCAGTGAGAGCagtgcagctgcagctcaggaCGCTCTGACTGAGAAGGAAATGGAGCTGAGAGAGCTCAAGTCCCAGAAGGCTGCAGAACAAGGTCCT TCTTCAAAGGAGGACCATGAAGGCCTTCGG CTCTCTTTGCAGGCAGAGATAAATGCCATCACAGCT CTTCAAACGATCTCACTCGGAAAACATGAGAAGACATGCACTGAG GTGTTCCAGGTGCAGAGGGAGGCACTCTTCAACAAGAGTGAGCGCCAGGTGGCAGAGTCCCAGCTGGCCAcagtgcagcagcagctgtatgACCTACAATCCCAGTCCAGTCACATCCAGGAGCTTCACAAAGACATCCAGGAGTCCCAGGGCctggtgaaaagaaaaaggacc ATAACAGAACTTTCCAAGGAAGTTTTCCGGCTAAAAAGAGGCCTGGGAGCTCTCTCACCTCCACTTGGTAtcacatcctcctcctcttcctcatccacCCAGCATGGTAACCCTGGACAACAAATGGCACTGCAGAACAGGATTTCCATACTCACCCAACAGCTTCAG GATTGGGAGAGAAAACACAGACAGGTAGTAGCTGTGTACCGCTCCCATTTACTGGCAGCTGTACAG GGTCACATGGATGAAGAGGTGCAG GCCTTGCTTCTTCAGATTCTGAGGATGACACAGCAAGGACACTGA